From Cyanobium sp. Tous-M-B4, the proteins below share one genomic window:
- a CDS encoding TVP38/TMEM64 family protein, translated as MPLPGDWLNPETTAKLLDLLRSPAGALAFVPLYALWVTLLLPGVWASMLAGALYGTWWGSLIVFVGACLGAEAAFLLGRTWMRNWARRRLAVVPKLLAIEQAVSREGLKLVLLTRLSPAFPFSLLNFAYGLSEVSLRDYTIGLIGILPGTILFCGLGALAGDVARFGEVLSGQADAGTWALRIVGLLATVVSVWVAGKAAQRALQVKD; from the coding sequence ATGCCCCTCCCCGGCGACTGGCTGAATCCTGAGACGACAGCCAAGTTGCTTGACCTCCTGCGCTCCCCTGCAGGTGCCCTGGCCTTTGTGCCCCTTTACGCGCTCTGGGTAACCCTGTTGCTGCCGGGGGTATGGGCTTCGATGCTGGCTGGCGCCCTGTATGGCACCTGGTGGGGCAGCTTGATCGTGTTTGTAGGGGCCTGCCTGGGGGCCGAGGCCGCTTTCCTGCTCGGCCGCACCTGGATGCGCAATTGGGCCCGCCGGCGGCTGGCGGTGGTGCCGAAGCTGCTGGCGATCGAGCAGGCGGTGAGCCGGGAGGGGCTGAAGTTGGTGCTGCTCACCCGCCTCTCACCGGCCTTTCCCTTCTCCCTGCTCAATTTCGCCTATGGCCTCAGTGAGGTGAGCCTGCGCGACTACACCATTGGCTTGATCGGCATCCTGCCCGGCACGATCCTGTTTTGCGGCCTGGGCGCCTTGGCCGGCGATGTGGCCCGCTTCGGCGAAGTGCTCTCAGGCCAGGCCGATGCCGGCACCTGGGCCCTGCGGATTGTGGGCCTGCTGGCCACCGTGGTCTCGGTGTGGGTGGCTGGCAAGGCGGCGCAGCGGGCACTTCAAGTTAAGGATTGA
- a CDS encoding valine--tRNA ligase, with product MTDALPKTYDPAGTESRWQQAWESSGAFHPDPAAPGEPFSVVIPPPNVTGSLHMGHAFNTALIDTIVRFQRLRGKNVLCLPGTDHASIAVQTILEKQLKAEGKRKEDLGREAFLEQAWAWKTESGGTIVGQLRRLGYSVDWQRERFTLDAGCSAAVIEAFNRLHEQGLIYRGEYLVNWCPASGSAVSDLEVEMKEVDGHLWHFRYPLTTGNGFLEVATTRPETLLGDTAVAVNPKDPRYAELVGQTLTLPLVGREIPIVADDHVDAEFGTGCVKVTPAHDPNDFAIGQRHNLPLITVMAKDGSMNEAAGRFQGLDRFEARQAVVAAMEEGGFLAKVEDYRHSVPFSDRGKVPVEPLLSTQWFVKTEPLAARCREALENADPRFVPERWSKVYRDWLTDIRDWCISRQLWWGHRIPAWFVVSETGGAITDTTPYVVARDESEAMAKAEAQFGGGTHAHPVVLEQDPDALDTWFSSGLWPFSTLGWPHADAADLERWYPTSVLVTGFDIIFFWVARMTMMAGALMSGREGSGTPWIPFRDVYIHGLVRDEQNRKMSKSSGNGIDPLLLIERYGADALRFALVREVAGAGQDIRLDYDRKSDTSATVEASRNFANKLWNVTRFALMNLGGEMPASLGEPDPAALQLADRWILSRLARVNLDTAERYGNYGLGEAAKGLYEFAWNEVCDWYVELIKRRLNPGENPSPAALADQRTARAVLTKVLGELLVMLHPLMPHLSEELWHGLTGQPESSFLALQSWPALDQAALNGQLEAQFAELIEAIRVVRNLRALAGLKPNQSAPVSFVTGRVELAALLQEASPDITALTRAERVEVLDPAAAAASPAARALAGVSGELQVLLPIEGLVDLDALRGRLEKDIAKADREIKGLAGRLANPNFADKAPPEVVLECKANLAEAEAQAALARRRLGDLG from the coding sequence GTGACCGACGCCTTGCCCAAGACCTACGACCCGGCGGGCACGGAAAGCCGCTGGCAGCAAGCCTGGGAGAGCAGCGGCGCCTTCCACCCGGATCCCGCTGCCCCCGGCGAGCCCTTCAGCGTGGTGATCCCGCCGCCGAACGTGACCGGCAGCCTGCACATGGGCCATGCCTTCAACACGGCCCTGATCGATACGATCGTGCGCTTCCAGCGCCTGCGCGGCAAAAACGTTCTGTGCTTGCCCGGCACTGATCACGCCTCGATCGCCGTGCAGACGATCCTTGAGAAGCAGCTCAAAGCCGAAGGCAAACGCAAAGAAGACCTAGGCCGCGAAGCTTTTCTGGAGCAGGCCTGGGCCTGGAAGACCGAGAGCGGCGGCACGATCGTGGGCCAGCTGCGGCGCCTGGGCTACTCGGTGGACTGGCAGCGCGAGCGCTTCACCCTCGACGCCGGCTGCAGCGCCGCCGTGATCGAGGCCTTTAACCGCCTGCACGAGCAGGGGCTGATCTACCGGGGCGAATACCTGGTGAATTGGTGCCCCGCCTCGGGATCTGCGGTGAGCGATCTGGAGGTGGAGATGAAGGAGGTGGACGGCCATCTTTGGCACTTCCGCTATCCACTCACGACCGGCAACGGCTTCCTGGAAGTGGCCACCACCCGTCCCGAAACCCTGCTGGGCGATACGGCCGTGGCGGTGAATCCCAAGGATCCGCGCTACGCCGAGCTAGTGGGCCAGACCCTGACCCTGCCCCTGGTGGGCCGCGAGATCCCGATCGTGGCTGACGACCACGTGGATGCGGAGTTCGGTACCGGCTGCGTGAAAGTCACCCCGGCCCACGATCCCAACGACTTCGCGATCGGCCAGCGCCACAACCTGCCGCTGATCACGGTGATGGCCAAGGACGGCTCGATGAACGAGGCCGCCGGCCGCTTCCAGGGCCTCGATCGTTTCGAGGCCCGCCAGGCCGTGGTGGCTGCCATGGAGGAAGGCGGTTTCCTGGCGAAGGTGGAGGACTACCGCCACAGCGTGCCCTTCTCAGATCGCGGCAAGGTGCCGGTGGAGCCGCTGCTCTCCACCCAGTGGTTTGTGAAAACCGAGCCCCTGGCGGCCCGCTGCCGGGAGGCCCTCGAGAACGCCGATCCCCGTTTCGTGCCGGAGCGCTGGAGCAAGGTGTACCGCGACTGGCTCACCGACATCCGCGACTGGTGCATCTCCCGCCAGCTGTGGTGGGGTCACCGCATCCCCGCCTGGTTTGTGGTGAGCGAAACCGGCGGTGCCATCACCGACACCACGCCCTATGTGGTGGCCCGTGATGAGTCAGAAGCCATGGCGAAGGCGGAAGCCCAATTTGGCGGCGGCACCCACGCCCATCCCGTGGTGCTGGAGCAGGACCCCGACGCCCTCGATACCTGGTTTTCCAGCGGCCTCTGGCCCTTCTCAACCCTGGGCTGGCCTCATGCCGATGCTGCCGACCTGGAGCGCTGGTATCCCACCAGCGTGCTGGTGACGGGCTTCGACATCATCTTCTTCTGGGTGGCCCGGATGACGATGATGGCCGGCGCCCTGATGAGTGGCCGGGAAGGTTCTGGAACCCCTTGGATTCCATTCAGAGACGTGTACATCCACGGCCTGGTGCGGGATGAACAGAACCGCAAGATGAGCAAGTCCTCTGGCAACGGTATCGACCCGCTGCTGCTGATTGAGCGCTATGGCGCCGATGCCCTGCGCTTTGCCCTGGTGCGTGAGGTGGCGGGGGCCGGCCAGGACATCCGCCTCGACTACGACCGCAAATCCGACACCTCTGCCACGGTGGAGGCCTCGCGCAACTTCGCCAACAAGCTCTGGAACGTCACCCGTTTCGCCTTGATGAACCTGGGGGGCGAGATGCCCGCTTCGCTGGGCGAGCCGGATCCGGCGGCGCTGCAGCTGGCGGATCGCTGGATCCTGTCGCGGCTGGCGCGAGTCAACCTTGATACGGCTGAGCGCTATGGCAATTACGGCCTGGGCGAGGCGGCCAAGGGGCTTTATGAGTTCGCCTGGAACGAGGTGTGCGATTGGTATGTGGAGCTGATCAAGCGGCGGCTCAACCCAGGTGAAAACCCGAGCCCAGCAGCCCTTGCCGACCAGCGCACCGCCCGCGCCGTGTTGACTAAGGTTCTTGGCGAGTTGCTGGTGATGCTGCATCCGCTGATGCCTCACCTGAGTGAGGAGCTTTGGCACGGCCTCACTGGCCAGCCAGAGAGCAGCTTTCTGGCCCTGCAGAGCTGGCCGGCGCTTGATCAGGCTGCTCTAAACGGCCAGCTTGAAGCCCAGTTTGCCGAGCTGATCGAGGCGATTCGGGTGGTGCGCAACCTGCGGGCTTTGGCGGGGCTCAAGCCCAATCAGAGCGCGCCGGTGTCGTTTGTGACTGGCCGCGTTGAGCTGGCAGCCCTGCTGCAGGAGGCCAGCCCCGACATCACGGCTCTTACCCGAGCGGAAAGGGTGGAGGTGCTCGATCCCGCCGCCGCCGCCGCCAGCCCTGCCGCGCGGGCCCTGGCCGGCGTGAGTGGTGAGCTGCAGGTGCTGCTGCCCATTGAGGGCCTAGTGGATCTCGATGCCTTGCGCGGCCGCCTGGAGAAGGACATCGCCAAGGCAGATAGGGAGATCAAGGGCCTGGCGGGTCGCCTTGCCAATCCCAACTTTGCAGATAAGGCCCCACCTGAGGTGGTGCTGGAGTGCAAGGCAAACCTGGCCGAAGCCGAAGCCCAGGCGGCCCTGGCCCGCAGGCGCCTGGGGGATTTGGGCTGA
- a CDS encoding extracellular solute-binding protein, translating into MAPPPAAHKSQRRRDRLLSLLGGLALLAPLGGCTLGREWPNVVYVAIGANKDQLITAELKEQFQDQLVKVGARFRQIHPDTHFQFGIYPEDEMVEVMRRRSRSGLAPDLLLVNGDTALRLRQAGLVDPFPIRKDQLAIFNEEEVRRLRSPDGQLAGLPLLVQTQLSCFNRQRLSEPPATLQELLNASANGHPMGLSLDVYYLFWIVGSTGALPAMDQAVLGHSLNPADRQALTGWLAWMQNASNQQRVTFFPDQPTAEAEFKAGRLDWIPCRSTVLPQLRRVMGSALGVAPLPDGEGHMASPINRLRVLALGRSSSAAGRRRALAFSLYNVNPLTQRTLTLGSQTVLPANRFVTVPVQSSQVLAAMVAAANQGLQANSLVTLVHTNDPRLPRVQTLLTELVFGESSPEGASTELIKILQARP; encoded by the coding sequence ATGGCCCCGCCCCCTGCCGCTCATAAATCCCAACGCCGGCGCGACCGCCTGCTCAGCCTGCTGGGCGGCCTGGCCCTGCTCGCCCCCCTCGGGGGCTGCACCCTGGGCCGTGAGTGGCCCAACGTGGTTTACGTGGCGATCGGAGCCAACAAAGACCAGCTCATCACCGCGGAGCTGAAAGAGCAATTTCAGGATCAATTGGTAAAGGTGGGAGCGCGATTCCGCCAGATCCACCCCGACACCCATTTTCAGTTCGGCATTTACCCCGAAGATGAGATGGTGGAGGTCATGCGCCGGCGCAGCCGGAGTGGACTCGCCCCGGATCTGCTGCTGGTGAATGGCGACACGGCCCTGCGCTTGCGACAGGCCGGCCTGGTGGATCCATTCCCCATCCGCAAGGACCAACTGGCCATCTTCAACGAAGAAGAGGTGAGGCGGTTGCGCAGCCCGGATGGGCAACTGGCAGGCTTGCCTTTGCTGGTGCAGACCCAGTTGAGCTGCTTCAACCGCCAGCGCCTGAGCGAACCGCCGGCGACCTTGCAGGAGCTGCTCAATGCCAGTGCCAACGGTCACCCCATGGGCCTGTCGCTGGACGTCTATTACCTGTTCTGGATCGTGGGCAGCACCGGAGCCCTTCCCGCCATGGACCAAGCCGTGCTGGGACACTCGCTCAACCCGGCCGATCGCCAGGCCCTGACGGGCTGGCTGGCCTGGATGCAGAACGCCAGCAACCAGCAGCGGGTCACCTTCTTCCCCGACCAGCCAACCGCCGAAGCCGAATTCAAGGCCGGCCGGCTCGACTGGATCCCCTGTCGCAGCACCGTGCTGCCCCAGCTGCGCCGGGTGATGGGGAGCGCCCTCGGGGTGGCCCCTCTGCCGGATGGGGAAGGTCACATGGCCAGCCCGATCAACCGGCTGCGGGTGCTGGCCCTGGGCCGCAGCTCGAGCGCGGCGGGGCGTCGCCGCGCCCTGGCCTTCAGCCTCTACAACGTCAACCCGCTCACCCAGCGCACCCTCACCCTGGGATCCCAGACGGTGCTACCCGCCAATCGCTTCGTCACCGTGCCGGTGCAGAGCTCCCAGGTGCTGGCCGCCATGGTGGCCGCCGCCAACCAGGGCCTCCAGGCCAACAGCCTGGTGACCCTGGTGCACACAAATGACCCCCGCCTTCCCCGCGTGCAGACCCTGCTGACCGAGCTGGTGTTCGGGGAGAGCAGCCCCGAGGGCGCCAGCACCGAGCTGATCAAGATCCTGCAGGCACGCCCATGA
- a CDS encoding ATP-binding cassette domain-containing protein: protein MAPPITPPITPLITVEHLDHAFVEAGAAKPVLHDISLTVQPGEILILTGPSGSGKTTLLTMLGGLRAAQCGSLRILGSELLHADRTTLTRLRRQVGFIFQAHNLLPYLNALENVRVGLEVHPNWLERGRPAMDERCAVMLAEVDLAERSSYYPEKLSGGQKQRVAIARALAPQPQLLLADEPTAALDKDSGRMAVELFRQLADEQRAAIVMVTHDNKIIDIADRVVSLEDGRLVASA from the coding sequence ATGGCGCCACCAATCACGCCACCAATCACACCCCTGATTACGGTCGAGCACCTCGACCACGCCTTCGTGGAGGCTGGTGCGGCCAAGCCGGTGCTCCACGACATCAGCCTGACCGTGCAGCCAGGCGAGATCCTGATCCTCACCGGCCCCTCAGGTTCGGGCAAAACCACCCTGCTCACCATGCTGGGCGGGTTGCGGGCGGCCCAGTGCGGCAGCCTGCGCATCCTGGGATCGGAGCTTCTGCACGCTGATCGGACCACCCTCACCCGGCTGCGTCGCCAGGTGGGTTTCATCTTCCAGGCCCACAACCTGCTGCCCTATCTCAATGCGCTCGAAAACGTACGGGTAGGCCTGGAGGTACACCCCAACTGGCTGGAGCGAGGCCGGCCGGCGATGGACGAACGCTGCGCGGTCATGCTGGCCGAGGTGGACCTGGCCGAGCGGAGCAGCTACTACCCCGAGAAGCTCTCCGGCGGCCAGAAGCAGCGGGTGGCGATCGCCCGTGCCCTGGCGCCCCAGCCCCAGCTGCTACTGGCCGATGAGCCCACTGCCGCCCTCGACAAGGATTCCGGCCGGATGGCGGTGGAGCTGTTCCGCCAGCTGGCCGACGAGCAGCGGGCGGCGATCGTGATGGTGACCCACGACAACAAGATCATTGACATCGCTGACCGAGTGGTGAGCCTGGAGGACGGCCGACTGGTGGCGAGCGCCTGA
- a CDS encoding NAD(P)-dependent oxidoreductase, translating into MEISLLGTGLLGGAISERLLACGHRLTVWNRNPKRCKPLLALGARAAASPAEAVAAGELVITVLNDGPTTSSVLLEQAGMALAGKLVLQVATIAPGESEALATGLAELGAELLETPVLGSKPEALSGCLQLMVGGSAAALERARPVLAHLGGGSHHLGPVGAALTTKLALNQLIASLTHSFSLSLHLVQRAGVDVEKFMAILRASALYAPTFDKKLAKELADDYVNPNFPTAHLRKDLQLFLLAAADAGINSEGLSGLAQLLERSTAAGLDDLDYSALHRLTGGCD; encoded by the coding sequence ATGGAGATCAGCCTGCTGGGCACCGGACTGCTGGGCGGCGCGATCAGCGAGCGGCTGCTGGCCTGCGGCCACCGGCTCACGGTGTGGAACCGCAACCCCAAGCGCTGCAAGCCCCTGCTGGCCCTGGGCGCCCGGGCCGCCGCCAGCCCCGCTGAGGCCGTAGCCGCCGGCGAGCTGGTGATCACCGTGCTCAACGACGGCCCCACCACCAGCTCCGTTCTGCTGGAGCAGGCCGGCATGGCCCTGGCGGGCAAGCTTGTGCTGCAAGTGGCCACGATCGCCCCTGGGGAAAGCGAGGCTTTGGCAACTGGCTTGGCTGAGCTTGGTGCCGAACTGCTGGAGACGCCGGTGCTGGGCAGCAAGCCAGAAGCTCTCTCCGGCTGCTTACAGCTGATGGTCGGCGGCAGCGCCGCGGCCCTGGAGCGGGCCCGGCCCGTGCTCGCCCACCTGGGCGGCGGCTCCCACCACCTGGGGCCGGTGGGAGCCGCCCTCACTACCAAGCTGGCCCTCAATCAATTGATTGCCAGCCTCACCCATAGCTTCAGCCTCAGCTTGCACCTGGTGCAGAGGGCGGGCGTGGATGTGGAGAAATTCATGGCGATCCTGCGGGCCAGCGCCCTCTACGCCCCCACCTTCGACAAGAAGCTGGCCAAGGAACTAGCCGACGACTACGTCAACCCCAACTTCCCCACCGCCCATCTACGCAAGGACCTGCAACTGTTTTTACTTGCTGCAGCTGACGCAGGAATAAACAGCGAGGGGCTCAGCGGCCTGGCCCAGCTGCTGGAGCGATCCACCGCAGCCGGCCTAGACGACCTCGACTACAGCGCCCTGCATCGACTCACGGGAGGCTGCGACTAG
- the devC gene encoding ABC transporter permease DevC produces MSQKIPRLPPLPLVLRRTPLAWRQAIHRPMRLAAAIAGVSFANVLVFFQLGLSGGLYDSQKRPIQQINGELVMVSGRYLYLGEQVNFPRARLTQALGVEGVKAVTPLYLGLSQWLNSDTRQQKQALVFGIAPENPALRLPELANDRLLLQRGDALLFDVRSKANAGPVAATVRREGSYETELGGVRSVVTGLFSLGLTFAADINLVTSATNFKNYFPNQSADDIQMGVIQLQPGVDPLRVKTTLATFLDPSVKVFTIEELAAAEEAYWRRNSSFGLIFGLGVLVGLVVSGIIVYQILYSDVSDHLTEYATLKAIGYDDGFVVGIIMQESLILALLAFAPSLLLSLGLYGFLARSTSLMVVMSAGRAVLVFAFTLGVCGVSGWLATAKLRRLDPADIF; encoded by the coding sequence ATGAGCCAAAAGATCCCGCGCCTGCCACCTTTGCCCTTGGTGCTGCGCCGCACGCCCCTGGCCTGGCGCCAGGCGATCCACCGGCCAATGCGCCTGGCCGCCGCCATCGCCGGGGTCAGCTTCGCCAACGTGCTGGTGTTCTTCCAGTTAGGGCTCTCCGGCGGCCTCTACGACAGCCAGAAGCGCCCGATCCAGCAGATCAACGGCGAATTGGTGATGGTTAGCGGCCGCTACCTCTACCTGGGTGAGCAGGTGAACTTTCCCCGTGCCCGTCTCACCCAGGCCCTAGGGGTGGAAGGGGTGAAGGCCGTGACACCGCTGTATTTGGGCCTGAGCCAGTGGCTCAACAGCGACACCCGCCAGCAGAAACAGGCGCTGGTCTTCGGCATCGCGCCGGAGAACCCGGCTCTGCGACTGCCCGAGCTGGCCAACGATCGGCTGCTGCTGCAACGCGGCGATGCCCTGCTGTTCGATGTGCGATCCAAGGCCAACGCCGGTCCGGTGGCTGCCACGGTGCGGCGCGAGGGCAGCTACGAGACCGAGCTGGGCGGCGTGCGGTCGGTGGTGACCGGTCTTTTCTCGCTGGGACTCACCTTCGCTGCCGATATCAACCTGGTGACATCGGCCACCAACTTCAAAAACTATTTCCCCAACCAGAGCGCCGACGACATCCAGATGGGCGTGATTCAACTGCAGCCAGGCGTAGACCCGCTGCGGGTGAAGACCACCCTGGCCACCTTCCTCGATCCCTCGGTGAAGGTATTCACAATTGAGGAGCTAGCCGCCGCCGAGGAGGCTTACTGGCGCCGCAACAGCTCCTTCGGCCTGATCTTCGGCCTGGGAGTGCTGGTGGGTCTGGTGGTAAGCGGCATCATTGTTTATCAGATCCTCTACTCCGACGTGAGCGATCACCTAACGGAGTACGCCACCCTCAAGGCGATTGGCTACGACGACGGCTTTGTGGTGGGGATCATCATGCAGGAGTCGCTGATCCTGGCCCTGCTGGCCTTCGCCCCCAGCCTGTTGCTCTCGCTGGGGCTCTACGGCTTCCTGGCCCGCTCCACCTCACTGATGGTGGTGATGAGCGCCGGCCGAGCGGTGCTGGTGTTCGCCTTCACCCTGGGCGTGTGCGGCGTGTCGGGCTGGCTGGCCACCGCCAAGCTGCGCCGCCTCGATCCAGCCGACATCTTCTGA
- a CDS encoding efflux RND transporter periplasmic adaptor subunit codes for MAIRPSGAPSRPWPRWLVPGLAALALAGVGIGLAVRQNQRHQAEQTQQQQPLPRRIAALGRVEPLDRVVKLSVPASLSNDAVRELRVKEGQQVSKGQVLAVMDSAQSLDRSVREAQAAVQVAERKVTAQASVISRYRAELTQATVELRRYSQLYAQGASSAEVRDRRITIESTSRANLEQALSDEATLRAERDESRATLARNQAELAKATIRAPFGGTVFKINAYPGDKVGDEGILELGDSSRMGVIAEVYQTDRGGITLGQRAVISADGFPNKQMEGKVVEIARQVSRQSVFSGQAGENLDRRVFEVKIGLGPEAAAMASAINYLQVNVLFEPLTPEQQREQRQRLEQLVDQQRREQSGLSQPSPR; via the coding sequence ATGGCAATCCGCCCCTCGGGTGCACCGAGTCGACCGTGGCCCCGCTGGCTGGTGCCCGGCCTGGCAGCCCTGGCCCTGGCCGGTGTGGGGATCGGGCTGGCGGTGCGGCAGAACCAGCGGCACCAGGCTGAGCAGACCCAGCAGCAGCAGCCCCTGCCGCGGCGGATCGCCGCCCTGGGGAGGGTGGAGCCGCTCGATCGGGTGGTGAAGCTGTCGGTGCCGGCCTCGCTCAGCAACGATGCCGTGCGCGAGCTGCGGGTGAAGGAGGGCCAGCAGGTGAGCAAGGGCCAGGTGCTGGCGGTGATGGACAGCGCCCAAAGCCTCGATCGCAGCGTGCGGGAAGCCCAGGCAGCGGTGCAGGTCGCGGAGCGCAAGGTGACGGCCCAGGCCAGTGTGATCAGCCGCTACCGGGCCGAGCTGACCCAGGCGACGGTGGAGCTGCGGCGCTACAGCCAGCTCTACGCCCAAGGGGCCAGCAGCGCCGAGGTGCGCGACCGGCGGATCACGATCGAAAGCACCAGCCGGGCCAACCTGGAGCAGGCCCTCAGCGACGAGGCCACCCTGCGAGCCGAACGGGACGAATCGCGGGCGACCCTGGCCCGCAATCAGGCCGAACTGGCCAAGGCCACGATCCGTGCGCCCTTCGGCGGCACGGTGTTCAAGATCAATGCCTACCCGGGCGACAAGGTGGGAGATGAGGGCATTCTCGAGTTGGGCGACAGCAGCCGCATGGGGGTCATCGCCGAGGTGTACCAGACCGACCGGGGCGGCATCACCCTGGGCCAGCGGGCGGTGATCAGCGCCGACGGCTTCCCCAACAAACAGATGGAGGGCAAGGTGGTGGAGATCGCCCGCCAGGTGAGCCGCCAGAGCGTGTTCAGCGGTCAAGCAGGCGAAAACCTCGACCGGCGGGTATTCGAGGTGAAGATCGGCCTGGGGCCGGAGGCGGCCGCGATGGCCAGCGCCATCAACTACCTGCAGGTGAACGTGCTGTTCGAGCCACTCACGCCCGAACAGCAGCGCGAGCAGCGCCAGCGGTTGGAGCAGCTGGTGGACCAGCAGCGGCGCGAACAGAGCGGCCTGTCGCAGCCGAGCCCACGATGA